Proteins encoded within one genomic window of Sebastes fasciatus isolate fSebFas1 chromosome 18, fSebFas1.pri, whole genome shotgun sequence:
- the ppp1r13bb gene encoding protein phosphatase 1, regulatory subunit 13Bb isoform X3, with product MMPMILTVYLSDGEQAATEVPITPETTCRDVVEFCKEPGESGCHLAEVWRGNERAIPFEHMMYEHLQKWGPRKQEVKFFLRHEDSPTESSDQGSQQSQDQTSRRSGNAGEKHNENGVGNQRVELTLSELQEMATRQQQQIEAQQQMLVAKEQRLRYLKQQERRQQQTVSESEKLQKLKDRVESQEAKLKKIRAMRGQVDYSKVINGNLSAEIEQVSGLFQEKQAELQSAVLRVEQLSLQLEDLRRGKLNGIQTALGGQVTGAAALELRKLYQELQIRNKLNQEQNSKLKQQKDLLNKRNMEVTLMDKRISELRERLYKKKAEARQKENLPLNRANGPPSPQPAPGTLGRVAAVGPYIQVPVPGRQEGGYTIPPDPLKPQTLGVNNQANQGRTKSDGVRKPPGPWKVSDLDIVVDPVPPPLPESHPGTGASTGSDGTSRKTSTTLKPPERRDSGADNPGKSPPSGSPIASSAEKVLDPKMVVSSPAVSKPQPPPYGSHLSSANSASSLERRRDAPPPLRPLPNPPAPAWPRVPPATGSSSQQIQQRISVPPSPTFQPNIPLFPPGLSERLDPPPAVAVRPFIPDRGSRPQSPRKGPPTMNSSSIYHMYLQQAGSKSQPLKPALKAVYGKPVLPPSSTPPSPLPFVQAGGAFPLLQGHPGGEDTLDGEFDDHDFFQHPEPLAPPPSVENIPRPLSPTKLTPMVHSPLRYQSDADLEVLRKKLANAPRPLKKRSSITEPEGPSGPNIQKLLYQRFNTLAGGIEGNGVSGSGGGNGAGNGTPFYQPADPPAYMGRDSVADTDNGNLPSETALLPPPGAEEAGSEASTDANDNEPSSPELDPAEEEEAEDDNNNNVGSSEALLPSPVLEVTTPEESGTGASQALEKRTNLKKPNSERTGHGFRVKFNPLALLLDASLEGEFDLVQRIIYEVCHDCVENPSTANDEGITPLHNAVCAGHHHIVKFLLDFGVNVNAADSDGWTPLHCAASCNSVHLCKVLVESGAAIFASTISDVETAADKCEEMEEGFIQCSQFLYGVQEKLGVMNKGTVYALWDYKVQNQDELPFGEGDAITILRRQDDSETEWWWARLEDNEGYVPRNLLGLYPRIKPRQRSLA from the exons ATGATGCCG ATGATATTGACGGTGTACCTCAGCGATGGGGAACAGGCTGCCACTGAGGTGCCCATCACCCCCGAGACGACGTGCCGCGACGTCGTCGAGTTCTGCAAAGAGCCCGGCGAGAGCGGCTGCCACCTGGCCGAGGTCTGGAGAGGCAACg AGCGAGCGATCCCCTTCGAACACATGATGTATGAACATCTGCAGAAATGGGGGCCTCGGAAACAAGAAGTCAAGTTCTTCCTCCGGCATGAAGATTCACCGACTGAGAGCAGTGATCAAG ggAGTCAGCAGTCTCAGGATCAGACGAGTCGCAGAAGTGGAAACGCTGGAGAGAAGCACAATGAGAATGGG gtggggaATCAGCGTGTGGAGCTCACGCTGTCGGAGCTGCAGGAGATGGCCacacggcagcagcagcaaatcgAGGCTCAGCAGCAGATGCTCGTCGCAAAG GAGCAACGTTTGCGTTACCTGAAGCAGCAGGAGCGGCGTCAGCAGCAAACCGTCTCAGAGAGCGAGAAGCTGCAGAAGCTGAAGGATCGCGTGGAGAGCCAGGAGGCGAAGCTCAAGAAGATTCGGGCAATGAGAGGCCAGGTGGACTACAGCAAGGTCATCAATGGCAACCTGT CGGCAGAGATCGAACAGGTCAGCGGCCTCTTCCAAGAGAAGCAGGCAGAGTTACAGTCTGCAGTGCTGAGGGTGGAGCAGCTGAGCCTGCAGCTGGAGGACCTGCGGAGGGGAAAGCTCAACGGCATACAGACGGCCCTGGGTGGACAAGTAACCGGCGCTGCAGCCCTGGAGCTCCGTAAGCTCTACCAGGAACTTCAG ATCCGGAACAAGTTGAACCAGGAGCAAAACAGCAAGCTGAAGCAACAGAAAGATCTTCTCAACAAACGCAACATGGAGGTGACGCTCATGGACAAGCGCATCAGCGAGCTGCGGGAACgcctttacaagaaaaaagctGAGGCACGTCAAAAAGAGAACCTTCCT CTGAACAGAGCCAACGGGCCTCCCTCTCCCCAGCCGGCTCCTGGTACTCTGGGCCGCGTCGCTGCCGTTGGGCCGTACATCCAGGTCCCTGTACCGGGCCGACAGGAAGGTGGCTACACAATACCACCTGATCCACTGAAGCCTCAGACTCTGGGCGTTAATAACCAAGCCAACCAAGGCCGCACCAAGTCAG ACGGTGTGCGAAAGCCTCCCGGCCCTTGGAAGGTGTCTGATTTAGACATCGTTGTGGACCCGGTACCCCCGCCCCTTCCAGAATCACACCCGGGCACCGGAGCCTCCACTGGCTCCGACGGCACATCCC GCAAGACCAGCACAACCCTAAAGCCTCCTGAGAGACGAGACTCAGGGGCTGATAACCCGGGCAAGAGCCCTCCCTCAGGCTCCCCCATCGCTTCAAGTGCAGAAAAG GTGCTAGACCCCAAAATGGTGGTGTCCTCCCCTGCCGTATCCAAGCCACAGCCACCTCCCTATGGCTCCCACCTCAGCTCAGCAAACTCAGCCAGCTCCTTGGAGCGGCGCAGGGAcgcacctcctcctcttcgccCGCTCCCAAACCCGCCAGCTCCCGCTTGGCCCCGCGTCCCCCCCGCCACGGGCTCGTCCTCCCAGCAGATCCAGCAGCGAATCTCGGTGCCGCCGAGTCCCACCTTCCAGCCCAACATACCGCTTTTCCCTCCCGGGCTGAGCGAGCGGCTGGATCCCCCGCCAGCTGTGGCAGTACGACCCTTCATCCCAGACAGAGGTTCACGGCCTCAATCGCCCCGAAAGGGTCCACCCACCATGAACTCCAGCTCCATCTATCACATGTACCTCCAGCAGGCAGGTTCAAAGAGCCAGCCACTCAAGCCTGCTCTCAAAGCAG TGTACGGGAAGCCTGTTCTCCCCCCGAGCTCGACACCCCCCTCGCCTCTGCCTTTCGTCCAGGCAGGAGGGGCCTTCCCATTGCTCCAAGGCCACCCCGGTGGCGAGGACACTTTGGACGGAGAGTTTGACGATCACGACTTCTTCCAGCACCCGGAGCCCTTAGCGCCTCCTCCCAGCGTGGAGAACATCCCACGACCACTCAGCCCCACTAAGCTAACGCCCATGGTACACTCCCCGCTGCGCTACCAAAGCGACGCCGATCTCGAGGTGCTCCGTAAAAAGCTCGCCAACGCTCCGAGACCGCTCAAGAAGCGCAGCTCCATCACGGAACCGGAAGGCCCCAGCGGACCCAACATCCAGAAACTGCTCTACCAGAGATTCAACACTCTAGCGGGAGGCATAGAGGGAAATGGAGTGAGTGGGTCAGGAGGTGGCAACGGTGCCGGTAACGGAACGCCGTTTTATCAGCCGGCTGATCCTCCTGCGTATATGGGAAGGGACTCTGTGGCCGACACAGACAACGGCAACCTCCCCTCTGAGACGGCGCTACTGCCGCCGCCAGGGGCGGAAGAGGCGGGCTCTGAGGCATCTACTGACGCTAACGACAACGAGCCCTCGTCACCAGAGCTGGATCCtgctgaggaagaggaagcagaGGACGACAACAATAACAACGTGGGAAGCTCGGAGGCGTTGCTGCCCAGCCCCGTGCTGGAGGTGACCACTCCAGAGGAGAGCGGCACAGGGGCCTCACAGGCCTTG GAGAAGCGCACAAACCTGAAGAAGCCAAACTCCGAGCGCACCGGCCACGGCTTCAGGGTGAAGTTCAACCCTCTGGCTCTCCTGCTGGACGCCTCATTGGAGGGAGAGTTTGACCTCGTCCAGAGGATCATCTATGAGGTATGTCACGACTGT GTGGAGAATCCCAGCACCGCCAACGACGAGGGCATCACACCGCTGCACAACGCGGTGTGTGCGGGACATCACCACATAGTCAAGTTCCTGCTGGATTTCGGTGTGAACGTCAATGCTGCGGACAGCGATGGATG GACTCCGCTTCACTGCGCCGCCTCCTGCAACAGCGTTCACCTCTGCAAGGTGTTGGTCGAGTCGGGGGCCGCCATCTTCGCCAGCACCATCAGTGACGTGGAGACGGCTGCAGATAAATGCGAGGAAATGGAGGAAGGCTTCATCCAGTGCTCTCAGTTTCTATACG GTGTTCAGGAGAAGTTGGGTGTGATGAACAAGGGGACCGTGTACGCTCTGTGGGATTACAAAGTTCAGAACCAGGACGAGCTGCCATTCGGCGAGGGGGACGCCATCACCATCCTGCGACGACAGGACGACAGCGAAACAGAGTGGTGGTGGGCGCGACTCGAGGACAACGAGGGCTACGTGCCCCGCAACCTGCTGGGG CTCTATCCTAGGATCAAGCCTCGCCAGCGCTCCCTGGCGTAG